The proteins below come from a single Bryobacter aggregatus MPL3 genomic window:
- a CDS encoding sigma 54-interacting transcriptional regulator, which yields MLLDISKAANAHLDLGHVLDALAQSLSPLIRFNAIAVDLIDQDFLRLHSVSLKDFPRLPGESLSGLISRYQKVPEEVVAPTIQKGLPLHESRLCAISRDHGPYVCSDLEQQKLYVEEELFYEFGVRSYICLPLWKRDHLLGALYFNLDEKREFSRYEIQLVEDAGEVITMAVKNALAYEMIQSLKERVQQENILLRDEIVQRSMYEEIIGSSPALLKVLRDIDRVAPTDSTVLISGETGTGKELLARAIHRRSPRASRALVKVNCAALPAELIASELFGHERGAFTGALNQRIGRFETADGGTIFLDEIGELAPDMQVALLRVLQEKEYERVGGNITRRTDVRVIAATNRNLEREVAGGQFRGDLYYRLNVFPMEAPALRNRRDDIPALVEYFASRFAKSMHKNIERIEKSAIASMQNYSWPGNIRELQNVVERAVILSDGPILQLDPASFPKTISGAELQDPREEILRALEATQGRISGAHGAAARLGVPASTLESRIRNLGINKYQYKKTS from the coding sequence TTGCTTCTCGACATTTCCAAAGCAGCCAATGCGCACCTCGACCTGGGACATGTCCTGGATGCACTCGCCCAATCACTCTCCCCACTCATCCGTTTCAATGCCATCGCTGTCGATTTGATCGATCAGGACTTTCTCCGTCTCCATTCGGTTTCCCTCAAAGACTTCCCTCGCCTTCCTGGCGAATCGCTCAGCGGCCTGATCTCCCGTTATCAGAAGGTGCCGGAAGAAGTTGTGGCCCCGACCATTCAGAAGGGTCTACCGTTGCACGAATCGAGGCTTTGCGCCATCTCGCGCGACCACGGCCCCTATGTTTGCTCCGACCTCGAGCAGCAAAAGCTCTATGTGGAGGAAGAGCTCTTCTATGAATTCGGTGTGCGGAGCTACATTTGTCTTCCACTCTGGAAACGGGATCACCTGCTCGGCGCCCTTTACTTCAATCTCGACGAGAAGCGGGAGTTCAGCCGCTACGAGATCCAATTGGTAGAAGATGCGGGCGAGGTCATCACGATGGCCGTCAAGAATGCACTGGCCTACGAGATGATCCAATCGCTGAAAGAGCGGGTCCAGCAGGAGAACATTCTGCTGCGCGATGAGATCGTGCAGCGCTCGATGTATGAGGAGATCATCGGATCTTCCCCAGCCTTACTGAAGGTGCTCCGCGACATTGATCGAGTTGCTCCCACTGACTCGACCGTTCTGATCAGCGGCGAGACCGGTACGGGCAAAGAATTGCTGGCCCGTGCGATTCACCGCCGTTCTCCCCGGGCCTCCCGCGCCCTGGTGAAGGTGAATTGCGCCGCCCTGCCTGCCGAACTGATCGCCAGCGAATTGTTTGGCCATGAGAGGGGCGCCTTCACCGGTGCGCTCAACCAACGGATCGGACGCTTTGAAACGGCTGACGGCGGCACCATTTTCCTCGATGAGATCGGCGAACTGGCGCCCGACATGCAGGTCGCATTGCTACGCGTCTTGCAGGAGAAGGAATACGAGCGAGTGGGTGGCAACATCACACGCCGCACGGATGTGCGGGTCATTGCCGCCACCAATCGCAATCTGGAGCGCGAGGTGGCCGGAGGCCAGTTTCGAGGAGATCTCTACTACCGGCTAAACGTCTTCCCGATGGAGGCGCCCGCACTGCGCAACCGCCGCGACGACATTCCCGCCCTGGTCGAGTACTTTGCCTCCCGCTTCGCCAAGAGCATGCATAAGAATATCGAACGGATCGAGAAATCGGCGATTGCCTCCATGCAGAACTATTCCTGGCCCGGCAACATCCGCGAACTGCAGAATGTGGTGGAGCGTGCGGTCATTCTCAGCGATGGCCCCATTCTTCAACTCGACCCGGCTTCGTTTCCCAAAACGATCTCCGGGGCGGAACTGCAAGATCCTCGCGAAGAGATCTTAAGAGCACTTGAAGCCACGCAAGGAAGAATCTCCGGTGCCCATGGCGCGGCCGCGCGCCTGGGAGTACCAGCATCCACGCTCGAATCGCGGATCCGCAACCTGGGCATCAACAAGTACCAATACAAGAAGACTTCATGA
- the ligD gene encoding DNA ligase D gives MPSKLREYASKRNFKKTAEPKPGRVAKKRVLQPGEESKFFIQRHDASHLHYDFRLLIDGTLKSWAIPRGPTLDPAVKRLAVEVEDHPLSYGDFEGTIPEGEYGGGSVMLWDRGTFELLGELDALAQLEKGDLKFRMHGEKLKGEFALVRTRMSAKKPQWLLIKKKDAEAASGWDIEKYAVSVRSSRKQEEIAQGKSVGGGLGRRAMPTFEKPMLATLSAELPAETGWAYEVKWDGVRVLCAIDGEEVILTSRNGLSYSAQFPELQVLSQCFAGHQVVVDGEIVALDLAGKPSFQALQPRIGLRGARMGTLPKLLFGTTDPVHLFLFDLLFLDGKDLRNRPFVERKAALTKIFHPELTVHLSEHFVTGREEILRAARENGLEGVIAKKLDSPYQEGRSRDWLKVKFHLRQEFAICGWIEGKRKIGSLVLGVREGKEWVWCGNVGAGFSEATIGPVLEQLERAELKQSVFKASDLPSGAHWVRPELVAEVEFAQWTEEGKLRSPVFLGIRPDRRPADCRREKPILSAKRARGDLKLTHLEKIYFPEDGITKGQLLDYYDAVSEYLLPYLKDRPLSLRRYPNGIHGQSFFQKNLPENTPSWLETVVIDNKDSAREIRYAVAQDRDSLLYLVNLGCIDHNPWMSRIQKLDEPDFLLIDLDPYESDFPQVVEAALCIRLMLDELKLKSWVKTSGGHGMHVVVPLLPGHSYPDVSEFTGLLAGQAVERWPTIFTTERTLKKRPKRHVYFDHVQVGRGKTIAAPYSVRPYPGAPVGTPLAWDEVRKSLKPSNFHMGNILKRLGKIGDLYHGVLGRGQRLPLL, from the coding sequence ATGCCAAGCAAGCTGCGTGAATATGCCTCGAAGCGCAATTTTAAGAAGACGGCCGAGCCGAAGCCGGGCCGCGTCGCCAAGAAGCGTGTGCTCCAGCCAGGAGAAGAATCGAAGTTCTTCATTCAGCGGCATGATGCGAGCCATCTGCACTACGACTTCCGTCTCCTGATCGATGGCACGCTGAAGAGCTGGGCGATTCCCAGGGGTCCGACTCTCGATCCTGCCGTCAAGCGTCTGGCGGTGGAAGTGGAAGACCATCCTCTGAGTTATGGGGACTTTGAAGGCACCATTCCAGAAGGGGAGTATGGCGGCGGGAGCGTCATGCTGTGGGATCGCGGCACCTTCGAGCTGCTTGGGGAACTTGATGCTCTTGCCCAATTGGAGAAGGGAGATTTGAAGTTTCGGATGCACGGCGAGAAGCTCAAAGGGGAGTTCGCTTTGGTGCGCACTCGCATGAGCGCCAAGAAGCCGCAATGGTTGTTGATCAAAAAGAAAGATGCGGAAGCGGCCAGTGGGTGGGATATCGAGAAGTACGCGGTTAGCGTCCGGTCGAGCCGGAAGCAGGAGGAGATCGCGCAAGGGAAGTCTGTCGGCGGAGGCTTGGGCCGCCGCGCTATGCCGACGTTTGAGAAGCCGATGTTGGCGACGCTCAGCGCAGAGCTTCCGGCTGAGACCGGCTGGGCCTATGAAGTGAAGTGGGATGGCGTCCGCGTCTTATGTGCCATCGATGGCGAGGAGGTGATCCTCACCTCACGGAATGGACTCTCCTACAGCGCTCAGTTTCCGGAGCTGCAAGTATTGTCGCAGTGCTTTGCCGGCCATCAGGTTGTGGTCGATGGCGAGATTGTCGCGCTGGACTTAGCGGGGAAACCTAGCTTCCAGGCACTACAGCCTCGGATTGGGTTGCGAGGGGCCAGAATGGGAACCTTGCCCAAGCTCCTCTTCGGCACCACAGATCCAGTGCATCTCTTCCTGTTTGATCTGTTGTTTCTCGACGGAAAGGATCTGCGGAATCGGCCTTTTGTAGAGCGCAAAGCGGCGCTCACCAAGATCTTTCATCCCGAGTTGACCGTTCATCTCTCCGAGCACTTTGTGACGGGGCGTGAGGAGATTCTGCGAGCGGCTCGCGAGAATGGGCTGGAAGGGGTGATTGCCAAGAAGCTCGACAGTCCCTACCAAGAGGGACGCTCACGCGATTGGCTCAAGGTGAAGTTTCATCTCCGCCAGGAATTTGCGATCTGCGGGTGGATTGAGGGAAAGCGGAAGATTGGCTCATTGGTGCTGGGAGTGCGGGAAGGGAAGGAGTGGGTTTGGTGCGGCAATGTCGGCGCTGGATTCTCCGAAGCTACCATTGGGCCGGTGCTCGAGCAGTTGGAACGTGCGGAACTGAAGCAGAGTGTCTTTAAGGCTTCCGATCTCCCAAGTGGCGCGCATTGGGTGCGTCCCGAACTGGTTGCCGAAGTGGAGTTCGCACAATGGACGGAGGAGGGGAAGCTTCGCTCGCCAGTCTTTCTCGGGATCCGGCCGGATCGAAGACCGGCCGATTGCAGAAGGGAGAAGCCTATCCTGTCTGCGAAGCGCGCCCGGGGCGATCTGAAACTCACGCACCTTGAGAAGATCTACTTTCCTGAGGATGGCATCACGAAGGGACAACTCCTCGACTACTATGATGCCGTGTCCGAGTATCTCTTGCCCTACCTGAAGGACAGGCCCCTCTCTCTCCGGCGCTATCCCAACGGGATTCACGGGCAGAGCTTCTTCCAGAAGAATCTGCCGGAGAATACGCCCAGTTGGCTGGAGACGGTTGTAATTGATAACAAGGACAGCGCTCGCGAGATCCGTTATGCGGTTGCGCAAGACCGGGACTCGCTGTTGTATCTGGTCAACCTGGGTTGTATCGATCACAATCCGTGGATGAGCCGGATTCAGAAACTCGATGAGCCGGACTTCCTCTTGATCGACTTGGACCCATACGAATCAGACTTTCCCCAAGTGGTCGAGGCTGCTCTCTGTATCCGGTTGATGCTGGACGAACTGAAGTTGAAATCGTGGGTGAAGACCAGCGGCGGACACGGGATGCACGTCGTGGTGCCCTTGTTGCCGGGACACAGCTATCCAGACGTCAGTGAATTTACCGGATTGCTTGCCGGGCAAGCTGTCGAGCGCTGGCCCACAATCTTTACCACCGAGCGCACGCTCAAGAAACGTCCCAAGCGGCATGTCTATTTCGATCATGTCCAGGTGGGCCGGGGGAAGACAATTGCTGCACCGTATTCCGTTCGGCCCTATCCGGGTGCTCCTGTGGGAACGCCGCTTGCCTGGGACGAGGTGAGAAAATCCCTCAAACCCAGTAACTTCCACATGGGGAATATTCTCAAGCGGCTCGGAAAAATCGGTGATCTCTATCACGGGGTTCTGGGACGAGGCCAGAGACTGCCGCTCCTTTAA
- a CDS encoding efflux RND transporter periplasmic adaptor subunit yields the protein MYPRIYRSATVATLTLTGILTFNSCQSKTTGAQAAPAMPPAAVSFITVAAQDVPIYNDYAAQTFARDMVEVRGRVDGYVERRLFQVGSDVRAGQPLYLLDIRPYRAEVDKAKGELAQSEANQEFTKRQVLLLQAQADLAQAQANLVKAEQDVRRLEPLVKEKAASQQDLDNAVASQRANEANVKARQANVEQMRLTTTAQADTAKAQVETSKATLRAAELNLEYGTINAPISGRIGDSLIQVGGLVSRNSTQPLTTIVPLDPIWVRFQISEAEYLNYQNQGNTQQLNKLPLELVLADNSIHPYPGKIQNTVNTVDPKTGTLELQATFPNPKHNLLPGQFGRIRLRADDRKNALLVPQRALQELQGSQSVMTLSNDNKVQVRSVVTAERVGDRIIILQGLKDGDRVIVEGLQKARPGAVVAPEPYQAPAAKGKK from the coding sequence ATGTATCCACGTATTTACCGTTCGGCAACGGTCGCCACACTGACGCTGACGGGAATCCTCACCTTTAACTCTTGCCAATCGAAAACGACCGGCGCCCAGGCGGCTCCGGCCATGCCTCCCGCCGCTGTTTCCTTTATCACTGTTGCAGCCCAAGATGTACCGATCTATAACGATTACGCTGCGCAGACCTTTGCCCGCGACATGGTAGAAGTCCGGGGCCGTGTCGATGGTTATGTGGAGAGGCGCCTGTTCCAGGTGGGCTCCGATGTCCGGGCGGGCCAACCTCTCTATCTGCTCGACATCCGTCCGTATCGCGCCGAAGTCGACAAGGCCAAAGGCGAATTGGCACAAAGCGAAGCCAATCAGGAATTTACCAAGCGGCAGGTGCTTTTGCTCCAGGCCCAGGCTGACCTCGCCCAGGCCCAGGCCAACCTTGTCAAAGCGGAACAGGATGTTCGCCGCTTGGAACCTCTCGTCAAAGAGAAGGCCGCCTCCCAGCAGGATCTGGATAACGCCGTTGCCTCGCAACGAGCCAACGAAGCGAATGTGAAAGCCCGCCAGGCCAATGTCGAGCAAATGCGACTGACCACCACCGCGCAGGCCGACACGGCCAAAGCGCAGGTGGAGACCAGCAAAGCAACGCTGCGGGCGGCCGAGCTGAATCTCGAATATGGCACGATCAATGCCCCGATCTCGGGCCGCATCGGCGACAGCCTGATCCAGGTTGGCGGTCTGGTATCGCGGAACTCCACACAACCGCTGACGACGATCGTTCCACTCGATCCGATCTGGGTTCGTTTTCAGATCAGCGAAGCAGAGTATCTCAACTATCAGAATCAGGGAAATACGCAACAGTTGAACAAGCTTCCGCTGGAGTTGGTGCTCGCCGACAACTCGATTCATCCTTACCCTGGCAAGATTCAGAACACGGTCAACACCGTAGATCCCAAGACCGGCACTCTCGAGTTACAGGCCACCTTCCCGAACCCGAAGCACAATCTCTTGCCCGGTCAGTTTGGCCGCATTCGTCTGCGTGCTGACGATCGTAAGAATGCCTTGCTCGTGCCGCAGCGCGCCCTCCAGGAGTTGCAAGGTTCGCAATCGGTGATGACTCTTTCAAACGACAACAAAGTGCAGGTTCGCAGTGTCGTGACGGCCGAGCGCGTGGGCGACAGGATCATCATTCTTCAGGGCTTAAAGGATGGGGATCGAGTGATTGTCGAAGGCCTCCAGAAGGCCAGGCCCGGCGCCGTCGTCGCGCCAGAGCCTTACCAGGCTCCCGCGGCGAAAGGAAAGAAGTAG
- a CDS encoding Ku protein: MASSVWSGHLTFGLVSFPVEIATAARRRTIDFDLLHRTDHSRIKYVSYCKNEDAPLTRNEIVKGYEYEKDKYVIIDPEELAKVAPQTAKVMEVLEFVDAKSIDPVYLDTSYYLMPAEGGEKPYSLLYLAMKDTGYSGIARLAMHNREHPVVIRAASRGLILHTMFYTEEIRENAEFRSDQQLVSEKERKLARSLVESLSGGFQPSQYHDAYREKVEALIQSKIKGKKVVATPSPKVAPVINILEALQKSLKKAPAAKKKSRVA; encoded by the coding sequence ATGGCAAGCTCTGTTTGGAGTGGACATCTCACATTTGGCCTTGTGTCATTTCCCGTTGAAATCGCAACAGCCGCCCGCCGGCGGACCATTGACTTCGATCTTCTTCACCGAACAGATCACTCGCGCATCAAGTACGTTTCTTATTGCAAAAATGAAGATGCGCCTCTCACCCGCAATGAAATCGTAAAGGGCTATGAGTACGAAAAGGACAAGTACGTCATTATTGACCCGGAAGAACTTGCCAAAGTTGCTCCGCAGACGGCAAAGGTCATGGAAGTCCTAGAGTTTGTCGACGCCAAGTCCATTGATCCGGTGTATCTTGATACTTCTTATTACTTAATGCCCGCTGAAGGAGGTGAGAAGCCGTACAGTCTTCTTTACCTCGCCATGAAAGATACCGGATACAGCGGCATCGCTCGGCTGGCGATGCATAACCGTGAGCATCCGGTGGTGATTCGTGCCGCGAGCCGGGGTCTGATTCTGCACACCATGTTTTACACCGAGGAGATTCGGGAGAACGCGGAGTTCCGGAGCGATCAGCAGTTAGTCTCAGAGAAAGAGCGGAAGCTCGCACGAAGCCTGGTGGAATCCTTATCGGGTGGCTTCCAGCCCTCGCAATATCACGATGCTTATCGCGAGAAGGTAGAGGCCCTGATCCAAAGCAAGATCAAGGGGAAGAAAGTGGTTGCCACGCCCTCCCCCAAGGTGGCGCCCGTCATCAACATCCTTGAAGCCCTGCAGAAGAGCCTCAAGAAGGCTCCGGCGGCAAAGAAGAAGTCCCGGGTGGCATAA
- a CDS encoding multidrug efflux RND transporter permease subunit encodes MAKFFINRPIFAIVIAIVITILGGVAIPNLPIATYPEVVPPVVQIIATYRGGNAQDLEKTVAQPIEQQLTGLDGMLYFFSRSSNDGVLTIDVTYELGTNIDLATVKTQNKVNLALPSLPPEVQRVGVTVKKVSSAFLMAIAVTASDNRYDSLFLSNYATINMLDKIGSIPGIGDTRLAATQDYGMRIWINPDKMAKLGLTATDVNRAVQAQNRQNPAGSIGQAPAPRGTDFQYPVTASGRLLDAQQFGDIILRAQSDGSFLRLKDVGRVELGAQDYKSFSELSGKPAAVIIAYLAPGANAVETADRVRHFLAEAEKNFPAGIAQTVSYDATKFVRTAIADVVETLFIAVLLVIFVVYIFLQNWRATLIPLLTVPVAVVGTFALFPILGFTINMTSMFGLVLAIGIVVDDAIVVVEAVQHNIDHGMSPHDATIKAMEEVSGPVIAIAFILAAVFVPVAFLGGISGQIYRQFALTIAASVLISAFSALTLSPALSAMILRPVDRDRKPGPLARFFGLFNRGFEKATNGYLSGVRLFGRRSFFAGVALLALYFCVGGLFRILPGGFLPDEDQGVIFVAVRLPDGASLERTQIVVDKIQSTVGKIPGVENTTVFGGLDLTTQTNNSNVATIILTLTPWEERKSKDLQFASILGKVNGALFPMKESFSFGFGLPPILGLGTAGGFEFLLEDRAGGDVNQLANTANAFLAAASKEPALGQIANTFRVSVPGYQVELNNDKTQALGIPPTDVYDSLQTFLGGLYINDFNRFGRTWRVVMQAEPDFRDRAEDVNRYYVRSATNDMVPLSTLVTMHDTTSPEVIYRYNRFRSAKLIGSAAPGYTSGQAVEAMERVAKEVLPQGFGYEWTGTVYQQKLSEGKEVYIFGFASILVFLFLAAQYESWMIPFAVILAVPLGILGALLAVLARSYAYDVYTQIGIVTLIGLASKNAILIVEFAKLRREEGMSPFDAAVAAAQLRLRPIIMTSFAFILGVVPLVYATGAGAASRRALGTTVFGGMLAATLLAIFFVPMLYVVTETWAERFRKGPALATAMSLLVMFFSSCAVGPNYKRPDLPAPPQFRADNGPVATESIADRKWSTLFEDEVLTELVDTALKQNYDVRIAAERVLQARAQLTAQQANLYPNVTASGNLSANRISQIGQNRFLPRGTNLDVTYTQAGFALSWELDVWGRLRRLNEAARAQYLSTEEARRAVISSLVADVTDAYLSLRELDTELEISKKTKEIAENGLRLTNVRLERGVSTGLDVQQAEQLFRTATSQIVANERAIEQQENALSILLGKNPGPVKRGKRLSELNGPEKIPPGLPSDLLARRPDIRQAEQVLIAANARIGAARAEYFPQITLTGLLGAQARPLLDLFTGAARQWNAAPTATIPIFNAGQLRANVRYSEAAKREMLATYEKTIQTAFREVSDSLVGYRKNAEQMQEQQKLVDALNESSRLSILRYQGGLDSYLQVLDAQRNQFQGELVLAQLRQAELVSVVQLYRALGGGWN; translated from the coding sequence ATGGCGAAGTTCTTTATCAACCGGCCAATCTTTGCGATTGTCATCGCGATCGTCATCACGATCCTCGGTGGCGTCGCGATTCCCAATCTCCCGATCGCGACCTATCCCGAAGTGGTACCGCCCGTGGTGCAGATCATCGCGACCTATCGCGGTGGCAACGCGCAGGATCTGGAGAAGACCGTCGCGCAACCAATCGAGCAGCAACTCACCGGCCTCGACGGCATGTTGTACTTCTTCTCGCGCAGCTCGAACGACGGCGTGCTGACCATCGACGTTACCTATGAGCTGGGCACCAACATTGACCTGGCGACGGTGAAGACGCAGAACAAAGTGAATCTCGCGCTCCCTTCCCTGCCGCCTGAGGTGCAGCGCGTGGGCGTCACGGTGAAGAAAGTCTCTTCCGCCTTCCTGATGGCGATTGCCGTCACCGCCTCGGACAACCGCTACGATTCGTTATTCCTCAGCAACTACGCCACGATCAACATGCTGGACAAGATCGGCAGTATCCCTGGCATTGGCGATACCCGGCTGGCGGCGACGCAAGACTACGGCATGCGCATCTGGATCAATCCAGATAAGATGGCGAAGCTCGGCCTGACGGCAACCGACGTCAACCGCGCCGTGCAAGCGCAGAACCGGCAGAATCCGGCAGGCTCGATTGGACAGGCGCCCGCCCCGCGAGGAACGGACTTCCAGTATCCCGTTACCGCCAGCGGCCGGCTTCTTGATGCGCAGCAGTTTGGCGACATCATCTTAAGAGCCCAATCAGACGGCTCGTTTTTGCGATTGAAAGACGTTGGCCGGGTGGAGCTTGGCGCGCAGGACTATAAGAGCTTTAGCGAACTGAGCGGCAAGCCGGCCGCGGTCATCATTGCGTATCTCGCACCGGGGGCAAACGCTGTAGAAACAGCAGATCGTGTCCGGCACTTCCTCGCGGAGGCGGAGAAGAATTTCCCTGCCGGCATCGCGCAAACCGTCAGCTATGACGCGACCAAGTTTGTGCGCACCGCGATTGCGGACGTCGTAGAGACCTTGTTCATCGCCGTGCTGTTGGTGATCTTTGTCGTCTACATCTTCCTGCAAAATTGGCGGGCCACCCTGATTCCGTTGCTGACGGTGCCTGTCGCCGTGGTCGGCACCTTTGCCTTGTTCCCGATCCTTGGCTTCACCATCAACATGACGAGCATGTTCGGCCTAGTGCTGGCAATCGGCATCGTGGTGGACGACGCGATCGTGGTGGTGGAGGCGGTGCAACACAATATCGATCACGGGATGTCACCTCATGACGCGACGATCAAGGCGATGGAAGAGGTGTCCGGCCCGGTGATCGCCATCGCCTTCATTCTCGCCGCCGTGTTCGTACCGGTCGCCTTCCTCGGTGGCATCAGCGGCCAGATCTATCGCCAGTTCGCACTGACTATTGCGGCCTCGGTGTTGATCTCCGCCTTCAGCGCACTCACGCTCAGCCCGGCGCTCAGCGCCATGATTCTGCGGCCGGTCGACAGAGATCGCAAACCGGGCCCACTCGCTCGATTCTTCGGGCTCTTCAATCGTGGCTTTGAAAAAGCAACCAACGGCTATCTCTCGGGAGTCCGGCTCTTTGGCCGCCGCAGCTTCTTTGCCGGTGTCGCATTGTTGGCGCTGTACTTCTGCGTCGGAGGACTCTTCCGCATTCTACCGGGAGGCTTTCTTCCCGATGAGGATCAGGGCGTCATTTTCGTCGCGGTCCGGTTGCCCGACGGCGCCTCTCTCGAGCGGACCCAGATTGTGGTGGACAAGATTCAGAGCACGGTTGGCAAGATTCCGGGTGTCGAGAACACCACCGTCTTTGGTGGCCTCGATCTCACCACACAGACCAATAACTCAAACGTCGCCACCATCATTTTGACGCTCACTCCGTGGGAAGAGCGCAAGAGCAAGGACCTGCAATTTGCCTCCATTCTGGGCAAGGTCAACGGAGCGCTGTTCCCGATGAAGGAGTCCTTCTCGTTCGGATTTGGTTTGCCGCCAATCCTTGGCCTTGGCACCGCGGGCGGCTTTGAGTTCCTGCTCGAAGACCGCGCCGGGGGCGACGTCAATCAGCTGGCGAACACGGCGAATGCTTTCCTTGCTGCGGCCAGCAAGGAACCGGCGCTCGGCCAGATCGCCAACACCTTCCGCGTGTCGGTGCCCGGCTATCAGGTGGAGCTCAACAACGATAAGACTCAGGCGTTGGGCATTCCGCCGACCGATGTTTACGATTCGCTGCAGACCTTCCTCGGCGGTTTGTACATCAACGACTTTAATCGCTTTGGCCGCACCTGGCGCGTGGTCATGCAGGCGGAACCGGACTTCCGCGATCGCGCGGAAGACGTCAATCGCTACTATGTCCGTTCTGCCACCAACGACATGGTGCCGCTCAGCACCCTGGTGACGATGCACGATACCACTTCGCCTGAGGTGATCTATCGCTACAACCGTTTCCGCAGTGCGAAGCTGATTGGATCCGCCGCGCCCGGCTACACCTCGGGCCAGGCTGTCGAGGCCATGGAGCGGGTGGCCAAAGAAGTCCTGCCGCAGGGCTTTGGCTATGAGTGGACCGGAACGGTGTACCAACAGAAGTTATCGGAGGGCAAGGAAGTCTATATCTTTGGTTTCGCCTCAATCCTCGTCTTCCTCTTCCTCGCCGCGCAGTATGAGAGCTGGATGATCCCCTTTGCCGTCATTCTTGCTGTTCCGCTGGGCATTTTAGGAGCCTTGCTGGCGGTGCTCGCACGGTCTTATGCCTACGACGTTTACACGCAGATTGGCATCGTCACACTGATTGGACTCGCCTCGAAGAATGCGATTCTGATTGTCGAGTTTGCGAAGCTACGGCGGGAGGAAGGCATGTCGCCCTTTGACGCCGCGGTGGCTGCGGCTCAACTGCGCTTGCGCCCGATCATCATGACCTCCTTCGCCTTCATTCTTGGCGTGGTGCCGCTGGTGTATGCAACCGGCGCCGGTGCGGCATCCCGCCGCGCTCTGGGGACGACGGTGTTTGGCGGTATGTTGGCCGCCACCTTGCTCGCCATCTTCTTTGTGCCGATGCTCTATGTCGTCACCGAGACCTGGGCCGAGCGCTTCCGCAAAGGGCCGGCCTTGGCAACCGCAATGTCACTGCTGGTGATGTTCTTCTCCAGTTGCGCCGTTGGCCCGAACTACAAGCGTCCGGATTTGCCGGCGCCGCCGCAGTTCCGGGCCGATAACGGCCCGGTTGCAACCGAATCGATTGCCGATCGCAAGTGGTCGACACTGTTTGAAGACGAAGTTCTTACCGAACTGGTCGACACCGCGCTCAAGCAGAATTACGACGTCCGGATTGCCGCCGAGCGCGTGCTCCAGGCGCGCGCCCAGCTCACCGCACAGCAAGCTAATCTGTATCCGAATGTCACTGCGTCCGGCAACTTGAGCGCCAACCGCATCTCGCAGATCGGCCAGAATCGCTTTCTCCCCCGAGGAACGAATCTCGACGTGACCTATACCCAGGCTGGCTTCGCGCTGAGTTGGGAGCTGGATGTCTGGGGCCGGCTCCGCCGTCTGAACGAGGCGGCGCGGGCGCAGTATCTCTCCACGGAAGAAGCTCGCCGCGCCGTCATCTCGTCGCTCGTGGCCGATGTCACGGACGCCTACCTTTCTCTCCGGGAACTCGACACCGAACTCGAGATCTCAAAGAAGACGAAGGAGATTGCGGAGAACGGCTTACGCCTCACCAACGTGAGGCTCGAGCGCGGCGTCTCTACCGGTCTCGACGTCCAGCAAGCCGAGCAACTCTTTCGAACTGCGACCTCGCAGATTGTCGCAAACGAACGGGCGATCGAACAACAGGAGAATGCGCTGAGCATTCTGCTGGGAAAGAACCCAGGCCCCGTGAAGCGCGGTAAGCGATTGTCGGAACTGAATGGGCCGGAGAAGATTCCGCCAGGGCTGCCCTCCGATCTACTCGCCCGCCGTCCGGACATCCGGCAGGCAGAACAGGTGCTCATTGCAGCAAACGCACGCATTGGCGCGGCGCGTGCAGAGTACTTTCCGCAGATCACGCTGACAGGCCTTCTGGGAGCCCAGGCAAGGCCGCTGCTCGATCTGTTCACCGGAGCCGCCCGTCAATGGAATGCCGCGCCCACAGCGACCATTCCCATCTTCAATGCCGGCCAGCTCCGCGCGAATGTCCGCTACAGCGAAGCCGCCAAGCGCGAGATGCTGGCCACCTATGAGAAGACCATCCAGACCGCGTTCCGCGAAGTCTCCGATTCGCTAGTTGGCTATCGCAAGAACGCAGAACAGATGCAGGAACAGCAAAAGCTGGTGGATGCGTTGAACGAATCAAGCCGGCTGTCCATCCTGCGCTATCAGGGTGGCCTCGACAGCTATCTGCAAGTTCTGGATGCACAGCGCAATCAATTTCAGGGCGAACTCGTTCTGGCACAATTGCGCCAGGCAGAACTAGTCTCTGTCGTTCAGTTGTACCGCGCCCTCGGCGGCGGCTGGAACTAA